In Chitinophaga oryzae, the sequence CGGGAGGTGATGGCGGCCCATTTGCATCAGGGTACACTGGTATATGTGGAAGGCGGCCCCAGGGTGGAAGGGTATATTACCCGGACGGACCAGCCCGCCGCGGCCGTCAGGCTCCGGGTGTACCACATGCAGCTGCTCAGCCGTAAGGACGAGGAAAGACGCCGCCCTGCCCCTGTAGAAGTCCCGGCTGTCCCGGAACAGGAACTGGTGGAAGAACAACCCGCCGATGATCTGCCCTTCTAAAATGTACATGCATTCCAATATGAAAGCCAACCAGTTATGGTTGGCTTTTTAAATTTCTTTTAAAAAAGTTTTGGTGCAAATGAAATTAATACTATCTTTGCACCCTCATTGCGAGGTAGAGCAGAGGTAGCTCGTCGGGCTCATAACCCGAAGGTCAGTGGTTCGAATCCGCTCCTCGCTACAAAAGAGCGCATCAGCGCTGGTAAAGAGACCAGAAAGAGCCGAAGAAATTCGGCTTTTTTTATTTCCGTAAGTTTGAGTAGAGAAAAAGCAGCACAGCCTTTATTATTAGATCGTCATGCACAAAGCAGGTTTTGTAAACATATTCGGTAAGCCCAACGCGGGGAAAAGCACCTTGCTCAACGCCATCATCGGCGAAAAGCTGGCTATTATATCCCCCAAAGTGCAAACCACCAGGCACCGCATTACCGGTGTCATCACCGAGCCAGGTTACCAGATCGTATTCTCGGACACTCCGGGTATCATCGATCCGAAATACAAACTGCACGAGAAAATGATGGGTGCGGTGAAATCCGCACTGGAAGACGCAGACGTGGCCCTGCTCATCATGGACGCGAAAGACTCGCTGGAAGAGAACCTCGAACTGTTCGACTCCCTGCGGCTCAAAGTACCGGCCATCCTCATCCTCAACAAAATGGACAACCTCTCCAAAGCAGACATGGACACGCTGCTGGAGAAAGCCAGGGCCTGGGGCAAAGCCAAAGTAGTAGTGCCAATCTCCGCCCGTCAGCAGAAAAACATCAAAGAGCTGATGCAGGAGATCGTAGCGCTGCTCCCCGAAGGCAACGCCTTCTATCCGGACGATACCCTCACGGACAAGTCTACACGCTTCCTCGTGGCGGAAATGATCCGGGAGAAAATCTTCCAGCTGTTTGAAGAAGAGATCCCCTATCATACCACCGTGATCGTGACCCAGTTCCAGGAAAAGGAAACACTGACCAAGATAACGGCGGAGATCATCGTTACCCGTGATACACAGAAAGGCATCATTCTCGGAGAGAAAGGCAAGTCCATCCGTGAGCTGGGCACACTGGCCAGACAGGACATCGAGAAATTCATTGAACGCAAAGTGTTCCTCGAACTGTTTGTGAAAGTACGCGGCAAATGGAGGGACAATGACCTGTACCTGAAAGAATACGGGTACTAAACCAATTACGAATTACAAATGACGAATTACGAATGAAGAGGTAGTTCGTCATCTGTAATTCGCAATTAAACTCGTAATTCGTAATTCGTAATTCGTAATTAATTTAAAATGGCTGGATTTACAGTAGCTATAGTGGGCCGCCCGAACGTGGGCAAATCAACGTTGTTCAACCGTTTGCTGGAACAGCGCCGCGCTATCGTGGACGATCAGAGCGGTGTTACCCGCGATCGTCAGTACGGTATCGCCGACTGGAACGGCAAATCCTTCAACGTGATCGATACCGGCGGGTTTGTGACCAACAGTGATGATGTTTTTGAGCGGGAAATCCGCAAACAGGCGAAAGTGGCCATGGATGAGGCAAACGTACTCATTTTCATGGTAGATGTGTCTACCGGTATCACCGATCTCGATACAGAAGTGGCCAACCTGCTGCGCCGTACCTCCAAACCGGTGTACCTGGTTGTCAATAAAGTGGACAACGCCCAGCGTCAGCTGGAAGCCAATGAATTCTACAGCCTCGGCTTCGAAAATACGTTCTTCCTCTCCTCCATGAGCGGCAGCGGCACCGGAGAACTCCTGGACGCCGTGGTATCCCATATCACCGACGATATGGAAGACCCCAGCCTGGAGGCCGACGTACCGAAGATCGCCATCATCGGCCAGCCGAACGTAGGTAAATCCTCCCTGCTCAACGCCCTCGTAGGCACCGACCGTAACATCGTTTCCGATATCGCCGGCACTACCCGCGATACCATCCATACCCGGTACAATATGTACCAGAAAGACTTCATCCTGATCGATACGGCCGGTATCCGCCGTAAACAGAAGGTGAACGAGGACCTGGAGTTCTACTCCGTGATCCGCGCCATCAAAGCTGTCGATGAAGCCGATGTGGTCATGCTGCTGCTGGATGCCGAAAAAGGCATCACCGCTCAGGACCTCAGCATCTTCAGCCTCGCCGCCCGCAAAGGTAAAGGCGTAGTGGTGCTGGTCAACAAATGGGACCTGGTGGAAAAAAGCACCAACACCGCCCGCGACTACGAGAAAGAACTGAAAAGCCGCCTGGCGCCTTTCTCCGACGTGCCCATCATCTTCACTTCCGTGATCGAGAAGCAACGTATCTTCAAAGCGATCGAAGCCGCGCTCGACGTGTACGAAAACCGCCTGCGCAGGGTGCAGACAGCCCGCCTCAACGAGGTGATGCTGAAAGCCATCGAAGCTTATCACCCGCCGGTAGTAAGAGGTGTGCCCATCCGTATCAAATACGTAACACAGCTGCCTACCCACACGCCGGCATTCGCGTTCTTCTGTAACCTGCCCGACGATGTGAAGGCGCCCTACCGGAACTACCTGGAAAACCAGCTCCGTAGCAACTTCAACTTCAGCGGCGTCCCCGTGAAGATCTTTTTCCGGAAAAAATAAGCCGTAAAAAAAGGGAATGAATAGATTTTGTATTCTGAAATTATTCTATACCTTTGCCGCGGTTTTAAAAAAATAAAACAAACTAAAATGAAAAAAGTATTTGTATTTGCAATCGCAGCTGGTATGTTCTTCGTAGCTTGTAACGGTGGTAGCACTCCTGCTACTGATTCTACTGCTACTACTGTAGACACAATGAACGCTGCTCCTGTTGCTCCAGTTACTGATTCTGCTGCTGTTGTAGCTCCGGTTACTGATTCTGCTGCTCAGCAAGCTCCTGCTGCTGACACTGCTGCTGCTGCAACTCCTGCTAAGTAAGCGAATATTATTTCTGAATAATATCAATTCTTGCAAGAATAAAAAAGCCGATCGCTTAGCGATCGGCTTTTTTATTTAGGAATTTATTGATTTACGGATTTATTGATTTCGCCTCAATGATCACGAAATCAATAAATCCGTAAATCAATAAATTCCTAAATGATTTAGTCTTCGAGCAGGGAAGCGAGGTTGCTGAGCTCATCCTGGCGGTAAGCGTCTTTGTCGTCCCGGAAACATTTGGCCAGCTCCTCCAGCAGGAACTGGATGATGCGTTTGTTGGACTGTGGTTTGAAGTAAGACGGCACGGAAGGAACGGAAACCCTTTTCAGGTAAGTGTCCACATCCTGCTGGGTATAGATCTGTCCCTGAATGGGATCGATGAAAAACAGGATGCGCTGGTCGTCCGGATCTATCGGTTCATCAAAATCGATGAAGGTATCAAAATAAGCGAGGATAAACTGCCGGGGGATATTCACCGCGTATACCGGCAGGTCAAGCATGGCGCACAGGCTCTGATAGATGATGCCGTTGGTAACGGGATTGCCTTTTTTGGATTCTATCACCTGGTTGATGAAGAACTGGTTTTTCCGCTGGTAGGACACTTCTTCCCCTTTGAGGCCGAAGTAGTTGTAGATCATGCTGTTGAGTACATTGATCTTTTCCAGCGGCGTCAGGTAGTTATTCAGCTCCAGCCAGATATTACGTTTAATGCGTTCTATTTCGTTCAGTATCTGGGAAGGCGCCAGGTCGGGGAATTGGTAGCGGGCCACCAGGATAGCGCCCTGCATGAGGTCCTGTAGCTCCGACTGGCTCCATGCACGCAAGGCCGCCTGCAGGTCCTGGTAATGGACCCGGTGGATCAGCAGTTCTATCCTCTCCTGTATGGATTCGTCCACGGTATTCTCCCACAAATTCTCCAGGTTGGGAATGATTTCTTTGCCGTACAGCAGTATTTTGCTGGCGACAGTGTCGAATACTTCCTGGTCCGGATCATCCAACAGGTGGAACAATGCATTTATTTCCTTGTTTTCGTGCATGTTGGGTTATTCAGCTTTCTTCTTCCGCGGCGGCGCTTTTTTCTTGGGCGGATTGGCTTTGGCTTCTTCGATGATAGCTTTGGCTTCTTCCACGGTCAGGTCCGCAGCGGTGTCAATTTTCTCTTTCGGTATCTTGAAGTTCTTCAGGCCCTGTTTGATGTACGGACCATAAGGCCCTTTCAGGATCTGTATCTTTTCCTTTTCAAATACTTTGATGGTCCGCTCGTCTTTGGCTGCTCTCTTTTCCACGATGAGCGGCGCTACTTCGTCCAGTTCCACGGTGTATGGGTCCATTTCCTTTTTCAGGGAATAGAATTTTTTGTCGTGCTGTGCGTACGGGCCAAAGCGGCCGATGTTGACGATCACCTCTGAATCTTCGAACTGGCCGAGATTGCGGGGCAGGCGGAACAGCTCCATCGCTTCTTCCAGGGAGATGGTTTCGATGCTCTGGGTCGTCTTCAGTTTGGCGAAGCGGGGTTTCTCCTCGTCTTCCACTTTACCGATCTGGATCATGGGGCCGTAGCGTCCCATGCGGGCCACGATCGGTTTGCCGGTGGATTCTTCCACGCCCAGCTGGCGTTCGCCTTTCACGCGTTCTGCGTTTTCCAGCGTGTTTTCCACATCTTTATGGAAAGGGCTGTAAAACTCTTTCAGCATTTTGTTCCACACTTTCTTGCCGTTGGCGATTTCATCGAACTCTTCTTCAATTTTGGCGGTGAAACCGTAGTCCATCACGGAATTGAAGTATTGGTTGAGGAAATCGGTCACGATCATGCCGAGATCGGTGGGGAACAGCTTGGATTTTTCGGCGCCGGTATTTTCGCTGTCTGTCTGCTGGCTGATTTTATCAGCTTTCAGTATCAGGATGCGGAATTCCCTTTTTATGCCTTCTTTGTCCCTTTTTTCCACATATCCTCTTTTCTGGATGGTGGTGATGGTAGGGGCGTAGGTAGACGGGCGGCCGATGCCCAGTTCTTCCAGTTTTTTAACGAGGCTGGCCTCTGTATAGCGGGGCGCAGGGCGGGAGAACCTTTCGGTGGCCTTCATTTCTCTGAGGTCCAGCGTTTGTTTCACGGCCAGTGGCGGCAGTGACCCTTCCTGTGCTTCGTCTTCGTTAATGTCTTCATCGTCATGGCTTTCCATGTATACTTTCAGGAAGCCGTCGAATTTCAGTACTTCACCGCTGGCGGTCAGCTCTTCGTTGTTGGTGGAGATACTGATTTTGGCGATGGTTTTTTCCAGTTCTGCGTCCGCCATCTGGCTGGCGATGGTACGTTTCCAGATCAGTTCGTACAGTTTGCGGGTGTCGCTGTCATCTACCGTGGAGTTTTCCATGTAGGTGGGGCGGATCGCTTCGTGCGCTTCCTGGGCGGATTCGTTTTTGTTTTTGAATTTGCGGAACTGGTGGTAGCGATCGCCGAAGCTGGTCTTGATCGCTTTTTCGATTTCCGCCACCGCTGTATCGGAGAGGTTGACGGAGTCGGTACGCATATAGGTGATAAAACCGCTTTCATACAGCTTCTGGGCCAGCAACATGGTTTTGGACACGCTATATCCCAGTTTGCGGCTGGCTTCCTGTTGCAGGGTAGAAGTGGTGAAAGGGGCGGCAGGTGACTTCTTGCCGGGTTTTACCTGTATATCTTTTACGGAATAGACCGCGCTGACGCAGTCTTTGAGGAATTTCTCCGCATCTTCCGCTGTTTTGAACTTGTTGGGGCCTTCGGCTTTAAAGGAGATGTTTTTACCGTTGATGTCTTTACCGGTAAACCATGCTTCTACTTTAAAGGTGCTCACGGCGGTGAAACCGTTGATCTCCCGTTCCCTTTCCACGATCAGGCGTACCGCCACCGACTGCACACGGCCGGCAGAAAGGGAGTTACGCATACTCATTTTTCTCCATAATACGGGGGAGAGCTCAAAGCCCACGATCCTGTCGAGGATACGGCGGGCCTGCTGGGCGTTTACCCGGTCCATATCGAGCTTGCGGGGGTGCTGTACCGCATTTTCGATGGCCGGTTTGGTGATCTCGTGGAATACAATGCGTTTGGTTTCTTTCGGATCGAGGCCCAATACCTCGCACAAATGCCATGAAATGGCTTCCCCTTCACGGTCCTCATCCGTTGCGAGCCAAACCTCATCGGTTTCCTTTGCCAGCTTCTTCAGGTCTTTTACCACCTTTTCTTTATCTTCCGGTATTACATATTTAGGCTTGAAGTTATTTTCGATGTCTATCCCCATGTCGTCCTTCTCCAGGTCACGGATGTGCCCGAAGCAGGATTTGACTTCAAAGTCCTTGCCCAGAATTTTTTCAATGGTCTTGGCCTTTGCCGGGGACTCCACTATAACTAAATTTTTTGCCATGTATGCTTCTTTAATGTGCTGCTAAATACGTAAAAAATCGTAAAATAAATACTAATAGGATTTTGCAATGATATAAAAGTACCTTCAAAATAAAAAATAAGGCGTCTTTTTGTAAAATTACGAATTACGGATTACGAATTACGAATTGACAGGTTTCTCTCTCCCCATTGCTTTAATATCTACCTTTCATAATTTATTATATATTAAATAATATTAAATCGAATATAATGTTAATCAATAATTATTCGATCTATAATTCGTAAATCGTAATTCGTAATCCGTAATTTTAATTCATGGATATTGTAATCATTGGCACCGGAAATGTGGCCCATTGTTTCGGACAGTTGTTAAAACTGCACGGCCACCAGATCAAACAGGTGGTAGGCCGTAACGCCGAACATACCAGGGAGCTGGCAGAGATGCTCAACGCCTCCTTCACCATTGACCTGATGGATATTAATATGGAGGCAGACGTATACCTGCTGGCCGTCAGCGATGCTGCCATCCCGGAAATGAATGACCAGCTCCGCCTCGGCAAACGGATCGTGGCCCATACGGCCGGAGCAGTACCGCTGAGCGCTATCTCCCGGATCTCGGTCAACACCGGGGTGCTGTACCCGCTGCAGTCCATCCGCAAAGAACTTAAAAACTACCCGCCCATCCCCATCATGCTGGAAGCCGGTAATGACGACGTGCTGAAACGCCTGCAGGCGGTGGCCGGCAGCCTGGCCTCCCGCATCACCATCGCCGATTCGGACCAGCGCCTGAAATATCACCTCACCGCAGTGCTGTGCAATAACTTCACCAACCATCTCTTCGCGGAAGCGAAAGCTTATTGTGATCGGGAACAGCTGGACTTCTCCCTGCTGCAGCCTATTATTAAGGAGACGTTCGACCGGCTGGAGCGTTACGCCCCCGAAACCGTGCAGACAGGCCCGGCCCTCCGTAACGATGAAACGACCATGGCCCTGCACCGTACCCTGCTGGCCGGCAACGAACAGCTGAAACGGGTGTACGAAGTGATGAGCGAAGCTATTTACCGGTTTCACAAGAAATAATTACGAATTACGAATTACGAATTAGGGCTGCAATATGGCCCTGTTTTATAGTGAAATAATGGAATGTATTTATGCCGCCTCCCAAATTCGTAATTCGTAATTCGTAATTCGTAATTACATTTGCCGGATGAACGTACTAGCTTTATTCAAGCCTATTACCACTTTCGTACTGGACGTGGACGGGGTGCTGACGGATGGAACGCTGCAGTTATTGCCCGGCGGGGAAATGTCACGCAAAATGAATATCAAGGACGGTTACGCTTTACAGCTGGCCGTTAAAAAAGGATACCGGGTGGTCATTATCTCCGGCGGAAAATCGGAGAGCGTGGTGAGCAGGCTGCAGGGCCTGGGTATCACCGATATCTATACCGGTATCCATGATAAAAAAGAAAAGCTCCAGGATTATGTGTTTGAGCATGATCTCACCTGGGACGAAATCCTGTACATGGGCGACGATATCCCTGACTACCAGGTGATGCAGCTCGTAGCGCTGCCTGCCTGCCCGGCAGATGCGGTCAGCGAGATCAAAAGCATCTCCCGGTATATATCCCCGGTAGCAGGCGGACAAGGTTGCGTGCGGGAGGTAATAGAAAAAGTTCTGAAGCTCAATAATCACTGGCTGATGGACGAAGGCATTGCATCGAAATAATAAACAGAACACTATGAAGCTCTGGGCTGCGTTTTTTAAGCTGGTGAGATATCCCAACCTCATTTATATTGCCCTTACCCAGTTCTTATTGCAGTATTGCGTGGTGGAGCCGGTGTTGCACAGCAGTGGCGAAGAACCCTCCCTCTCGGTAGTCCAGTTTGTACTGCTGAGCCTTTCCACCATACTCATTGCGGCCGCGGGTTATATTATCAACGATTATTTTGATATCAACATCGATATTGTCAATAAACCGGACAAGATGGTGCTGGATAAAATTATCAGCCGCCGCTGGGCCATGGCCTGGCATACCATATTTAATATGGCAGGCGTGTCGCTGGGTTTTATCGTGGCATGGAAAACCGGCCAGATTTACCTGGGCTTTACCCAGGTGATCTGCTCCCTGCTGCTCTGGTTTTATTCTACCTCCTTCAAACGGCAGGTGCTGATCGGTAATGTGGTCATCTCCCTGCTGACCGCTCTGTCGGTATCCGTGGTGGGCTTTTACGAGAAACAGATCTACGAGAGCTTCGAGGCCATCATGTCGCCCTCCGGCCGTAAACTGATCCAGATCATCGGCGTATATGCCTTGTTTGCCTTTATTATTTCCATGGTACGCGAAGTGGTGAAAGACCTGGAAGACATGATCGGCGACAGCAAAGACGGTTGCCGTACCATCCCCATCATCTGGGGCGTGCTGCCGGCCAAAAGGCTGTGCAATATGCTGTTGCTGGCGCTGCAGGTGACCATCATCGCCGTGGAAGTAAGGGTATGGCTGCTGGGCTGGTATATCGCTATCGCCTACCTGGTACTGCTGGTACAGGCCCCCTGCGTATATGCTTATGTGTTACTCAGGAAAGCCCATCTGCCGGAACACTATCACCGCGTCAGCTCCATCGTAAAATGGATTATGCTGACCGGGATTTTATCCATGATCTTTTTTAAATGCTATCTGTAGCACCATAAATATCAAAATATCAAAATGTATCAAGGCGCTCCCGTAGTACTGGCTTCCCAGTCGCCCCGCAGAAAACAGTTGCTGGAACAGGCAGGCATTCCTTTCGAGGTAAGAGTGGTGGAAACCGCAGAGACATATCCTCCCGGACTGGCCACCGAACAGATCCCTGTTCATATCGCGCAACAGAAAGCGGAGGCTGTGGCGTCGCTTTGTCAGCCTGAAGAGATCGTCATTGCTGCGGATACCGTAGTGGTGCTCGATGAAACCATCATCGGCAAGCCGAAAGACCGCGACGATGCCGTGCGTATCCTTACCGCGCTCAGCGGCCGGGAACACCGTGTGATCACAGGGGTCGTGATCCGTTGCAACGGTAAGGAGAAAGCGTTCTCACAGACTACCACCGTACATTTTAAGCCGCTTTCCCACGAGCAGGTAACGTATTATGTGGATAACTTCAAACCCTATGACAAAGCCGGCGCTTATGCGATCCAGGAATGGATCGGCGCAGTAGGCATTGACAGTATCCATGGCTGTTTTTACAATGTGATGGGACTGCCCATCAGCAAAGTGGCGGAAGAACTCCATCGAATTTGATCATCATCCGGCCCGGGATTCCGGGATTCTAAAAAAAATGGGCCAATCCGAAGGGATTGGCCCGTATATGTGGTTGGTTGTGCCTATGGCACCAATGTTTTATTCGAGGACCAACAGGTTAACGTCTTTCTTTTTCAGCCAGCCTGCATCTTTCAGTTTTTGCAGGTTGATGGTGCCCACTACATATCTCCACTCCGGTGATTCATATTTTTCAGAGATGTTGAAGAACTCGGCCAGGTCTACCTGGTCGGGCGTTTTATAGCGCAGGTACACTTTCAGTTTCACGTCGTTGGTGAAATTGGGCTGGTTGTTCTGTTTGATTTTCTTGTATTCATAACGGTAATTGTAAAGCAGCGCGGAGATGTCTGACAGTACGGCGCTGCCGGTAGCGGTACCGCCGGCGCCTTTGCCCACGAAGAACTGTTTGTCGGTGAATGCGCTCTCGAGGAGGATACCATTGTATTCGTTGTACACATCGTACAGCAGGTTATGCTCTTTTACGAGGTGCGGCAGCACATAGGCGAATACG encodes:
- a CDS encoding single-stranded DNA-binding protein produces the protein MIKLQFIGYLGRDVVRKEVNGNVVLNFPVAVNERFRNREGVLEERTTWVDCSLWNREVMAAHLHQGTLVYVEGGPRVEGYITRTDQPAAAVRLRVYHMQLLSRKDEERRRPAPVEVPAVPEQELVEEQPADDLPF
- the era gene encoding GTPase Era: MHKAGFVNIFGKPNAGKSTLLNAIIGEKLAIISPKVQTTRHRITGVITEPGYQIVFSDTPGIIDPKYKLHEKMMGAVKSALEDADVALLIMDAKDSLEENLELFDSLRLKVPAILILNKMDNLSKADMDTLLEKARAWGKAKVVVPISARQQKNIKELMQEIVALLPEGNAFYPDDTLTDKSTRFLVAEMIREKIFQLFEEEIPYHTTVIVTQFQEKETLTKITAEIIVTRDTQKGIILGEKGKSIRELGTLARQDIEKFIERKVFLELFVKVRGKWRDNDLYLKEYGY
- the der gene encoding ribosome biogenesis GTPase Der; protein product: MAGFTVAIVGRPNVGKSTLFNRLLEQRRAIVDDQSGVTRDRQYGIADWNGKSFNVIDTGGFVTNSDDVFEREIRKQAKVAMDEANVLIFMVDVSTGITDLDTEVANLLRRTSKPVYLVVNKVDNAQRQLEANEFYSLGFENTFFLSSMSGSGTGELLDAVVSHITDDMEDPSLEADVPKIAIIGQPNVGKSSLLNALVGTDRNIVSDIAGTTRDTIHTRYNMYQKDFILIDTAGIRRKQKVNEDLEFYSVIRAIKAVDEADVVMLLLDAEKGITAQDLSIFSLAARKGKGVVVLVNKWDLVEKSTNTARDYEKELKSRLAPFSDVPIIFTSVIEKQRIFKAIEAALDVYENRLRRVQTARLNEVMLKAIEAYHPPVVRGVPIRIKYVTQLPTHTPAFAFFCNLPDDVKAPYRNYLENQLRSNFNFSGVPVKIFFRKK
- a CDS encoding transglutaminase-like domain-containing protein encodes the protein MHENKEINALFHLLDDPDQEVFDTVASKILLYGKEIIPNLENLWENTVDESIQERIELLIHRVHYQDLQAALRAWSQSELQDLMQGAILVARYQFPDLAPSQILNEIERIKRNIWLELNNYLTPLEKINVLNSMIYNYFGLKGEEVSYQRKNQFFINQVIESKKGNPVTNGIIYQSLCAMLDLPVYAVNIPRQFILAYFDTFIDFDEPIDPDDQRILFFIDPIQGQIYTQQDVDTYLKRVSVPSVPSYFKPQSNKRIIQFLLEELAKCFRDDKDAYRQDELSNLASLLED
- the topA gene encoding type I DNA topoisomerase: MAKNLVIVESPAKAKTIEKILGKDFEVKSCFGHIRDLEKDDMGIDIENNFKPKYVIPEDKEKVVKDLKKLAKETDEVWLATDEDREGEAISWHLCEVLGLDPKETKRIVFHEITKPAIENAVQHPRKLDMDRVNAQQARRILDRIVGFELSPVLWRKMSMRNSLSAGRVQSVAVRLIVEREREINGFTAVSTFKVEAWFTGKDINGKNISFKAEGPNKFKTAEDAEKFLKDCVSAVYSVKDIQVKPGKKSPAAPFTTSTLQQEASRKLGYSVSKTMLLAQKLYESGFITYMRTDSVNLSDTAVAEIEKAIKTSFGDRYHQFRKFKNKNESAQEAHEAIRPTYMENSTVDDSDTRKLYELIWKRTIASQMADAELEKTIAKISISTNNEELTASGEVLKFDGFLKVYMESHDDEDINEDEAQEGSLPPLAVKQTLDLREMKATERFSRPAPRYTEASLVKKLEELGIGRPSTYAPTITTIQKRGYVEKRDKEGIKREFRILILKADKISQQTDSENTGAEKSKLFPTDLGMIVTDFLNQYFNSVMDYGFTAKIEEEFDEIANGKKVWNKMLKEFYSPFHKDVENTLENAERVKGERQLGVEESTGKPIVARMGRYGPMIQIGKVEDEEKPRFAKLKTTQSIETISLEEAMELFRLPRNLGQFEDSEVIVNIGRFGPYAQHDKKFYSLKKEMDPYTVELDEVAPLIVEKRAAKDERTIKVFEKEKIQILKGPYGPYIKQGLKNFKIPKEKIDTAADLTVEEAKAIIEEAKANPPKKKAPPRKKKAE
- a CDS encoding Rossmann-like and DUF2520 domain-containing protein yields the protein MDIVIIGTGNVAHCFGQLLKLHGHQIKQVVGRNAEHTRELAEMLNASFTIDLMDINMEADVYLLAVSDAAIPEMNDQLRLGKRIVAHTAGAVPLSAISRISVNTGVLYPLQSIRKELKNYPPIPIMLEAGNDDVLKRLQAVAGSLASRITIADSDQRLKYHLTAVLCNNFTNHLFAEAKAYCDREQLDFSLLQPIIKETFDRLERYAPETVQTGPALRNDETTMALHRTLLAGNEQLKRVYEVMSEAIYRFHKK
- a CDS encoding KdsC family phosphatase, giving the protein MNVLALFKPITTFVLDVDGVLTDGTLQLLPGGEMSRKMNIKDGYALQLAVKKGYRVVIISGGKSESVVSRLQGLGITDIYTGIHDKKEKLQDYVFEHDLTWDEILYMGDDIPDYQVMQLVALPACPADAVSEIKSISRYISPVAGGQGCVREVIEKVLKLNNHWLMDEGIASK
- a CDS encoding geranylgeranylglycerol-phosphate geranylgeranyltransferase, producing the protein MKLWAAFFKLVRYPNLIYIALTQFLLQYCVVEPVLHSSGEEPSLSVVQFVLLSLSTILIAAAGYIINDYFDINIDIVNKPDKMVLDKIISRRWAMAWHTIFNMAGVSLGFIVAWKTGQIYLGFTQVICSLLLWFYSTSFKRQVLIGNVVISLLTALSVSVVGFYEKQIYESFEAIMSPSGRKLIQIIGVYALFAFIISMVREVVKDLEDMIGDSKDGCRTIPIIWGVLPAKRLCNMLLLALQVTIIAVEVRVWLLGWYIAIAYLVLLVQAPCVYAYVLLRKAHLPEHYHRVSSIVKWIMLTGILSMIFFKCYL
- a CDS encoding Maf family protein, with amino-acid sequence MYQGAPVVLASQSPRRKQLLEQAGIPFEVRVVETAETYPPGLATEQIPVHIAQQKAEAVASLCQPEEIVIAADTVVVLDETIIGKPKDRDDAVRILTALSGREHRVITGVVIRCNGKEKAFSQTTTVHFKPLSHEQVTYYVDNFKPYDKAGAYAIQEWIGAVGIDSIHGCFYNVMGLPISKVAEELHRI